A stretch of the Dyella telluris genome encodes the following:
- a CDS encoding MarC family protein encodes MFKDFIQTALLLITGLFPVINPIGSAFIVLSMVPRTSAAERTDLAWRITLNSFAILLVSLVMGAYVLTFFGISIPVLRVAGGMIIAVAGWNLLQKPDEDDGEAAVKAQEVQAARPNASLAAKTFYPLTLPLMVGPGSISVAIALGTSSPQQGLEVAHVLGVVAALAVLSLSIYVCMRSAGTLERWLGAAGTKIVMRLFALITFCIGMQLLWLGLSDLLRSLKLPA; translated from the coding sequence TTGATCACGGGCCTGTTCCCGGTGATCAACCCCATCGGCTCGGCCTTCATCGTGCTGAGCATGGTGCCGCGAACATCCGCCGCCGAGCGCACCGACCTTGCATGGCGCATCACCCTCAACAGCTTTGCGATCCTGCTGGTGTCGCTGGTAATGGGCGCCTACGTGCTCACCTTTTTTGGCATCTCCATTCCGGTGCTGCGCGTGGCAGGCGGCATGATCATCGCGGTGGCCGGCTGGAACCTGCTGCAGAAGCCCGACGAGGACGACGGTGAAGCGGCGGTCAAGGCGCAGGAGGTGCAGGCGGCCAGGCCGAATGCATCGCTCGCGGCCAAGACCTTCTATCCGCTGACCTTGCCCCTGATGGTGGGTCCGGGCTCCATCTCGGTGGCGATCGCGCTGGGTACCAGCTCGCCCCAGCAAGGGCTCGAAGTGGCTCACGTGCTCGGCGTCGTGGCGGCACTGGCCGTGCTGAGCCTGAGCATCTATGTATGCATGCGTTCTGCAGGAACACTGGAACGCTGGCTGGGCGCCGCCGGCACCAAGATCGTGATGCGGCTGTTCGCACTCATCACGTTCTGCATCGGCATGCAGCTGCTGTGGCTGGGATTGTCCGACCTGCTTCGCTCGCTGAAGCTGCCGGCGTGA